One Deltaproteobacteria bacterium genomic window, TGCCAGACAAGCTTGGAGGGCCGTGTCGATTAAATCAAGTTGCTCTGAGCTGTAATCAGCGGTTTGGACGTTGAACTGATTGACGCAGGCTGCATTGGAGCCAGAAGTAAATTCAACTCCGAATTCAGCTGCCTAGCATTCCTGAGTGCGGTCGCATGCCTGACTGACGATGCTGGTTCCGCATGCCATTAAGCTTACGCTGAGTAAGATTCCAACGGCTGTTTTTAGAAGTTGCATCAGGTAATCCTTTGCAGGGGAGAGTTGAGGAAGAGATATAAGAATAGCCGGTCATAGTCTAGCTGCGACTCTCTCTTGTTCGAAATGGAAATTCCAAATACAACCTCTTTGAGCACATTTGGAGTTGTACGATGAATAAGACAATCAAGCACCGCTTTCCCGTTGGTAAAAAAGTATTCTGGGAGAAAGTGTATTTTGATGCTGATTATACAAAAGGGCTTTTTCTTGAAGGTATGAACTGCGAGAGCTTTGAAGTGCTCAGTGAATCAGGAAGTGTTGATACCAAGCTTGTCCGGGCGATTAAGAGCACACCTCGAGTGGAAATGCCGAAGGCACTGAAGAAGGTTTTAGGCGATGCGATTTCTTATACGGAGTCAGGGACCTACGACTCAAGTACCGGACGCTACTCCTTTGAAGTAAAAACTTCAGCTCTGCCAGATAAAATCAAAATCAGTGGTATTTATTGGGTGGAAGAAGTTGGTGAAAACGAGGTGGAACGTATCTGCGAATTAACCTTCGAGGTGAAGGTCTTTGGAGTCGGTAAGCTCGTCGAGCAGTTCATTGCCCAGAGTTATGTTGAGAATCAGCAAAATGCCGACGCATATACTGCGGCCTGGATTGCTCGGGAGCTGACCTGACGGATTAGATTGTGCTCACGGAAATTAAAACCATCGATAAGTCTTCTTGAAATTCGAATTCTAGAGTTGTGGTAGCTTCGCCCTCCAAAGCACCGACCAGAGATTCACACACAGCACCTGTACATGAGAAGGGCTGTTGGTCCAGAGTTCTCCACTGGGTGTTGTCGTCGGCACTGATTTGTTGAACGTGTGGCGCGTAGCCTTCTTTGTACTGGTCTGGAGAAATGACAAAGCTAAAGGTGGTACCTGCGGGGACAGGCTCTTCCTTCACGATTTCGATCAGATCAACTTGAATAGAAGAACCATCCATGGGGGGCTCA contains:
- a CDS encoding DUF2505 family protein, whose translation is MNKTIKHRFPVGKKVFWEKVYFDADYTKGLFLEGMNCESFEVLSESGSVDTKLVRAIKSTPRVEMPKALKKVLGDAISYTESGTYDSSTGRYSFEVKTSALPDKIKISGIYWVEEVGENEVERICELTFEVKVFGVGKLVEQFIAQSYVENQQNADAYTAAWIARELT
- a CDS encoding DUF4377 domain-containing protein, with product MRFTHILVTLSALTLLTACGGEMNTVQVESYKVPCFGLVNGMCLLTQTAKEEVPSVNYDGIYGFTHEWGKTYEIITETTHLSEPPMDGSSIQVDLIEIVKEEPVPAGTTFSFVISPDQYKEGYAPHVQQISADDNTQWRTLDQQPFSCTGAVCESLVGALEGEATTTLEFEFQEDLSMVLISVSTI